In Cotesia glomerata isolate CgM1 linkage group LG1, MPM_Cglom_v2.3, whole genome shotgun sequence, one genomic interval encodes:
- the LOC123264605 gene encoding DNA replication licensing factor Mcm5, giving the protein MNDFDAPQVFFSDNFASDEQRDDQLKLQTYKKKFKEFIRQFHEGNFNYKYRDALKRNYNLGRYWVEINLEDLGAFDEPLAEKLYKQPTEYLPVFEEAARDVADELTAPRPLGEEKVEDIQILLSSDGNPTSLRGMKPDIVSKLIKIPGIIVSASGIRSKATKISIQCRSCRTIQSNIPIKPGLEGYALPRKCTTEQAGRPKCQLDPFFVMPDMCRCVDFQVLKLQELPDNIPQGEMPRHLQLYCDRYLCDRVVPGNRVLILGIYSIKKVSGAGGRRGGREKTLVGVRAPYIRVIGISVDGENTGRGTQPIITNEEEDMFKRLAADPLIYEKIAKSIAPSIFGAFDIKKAIACLLFGGSRKRMPDGLCRRGDINVLMLGDPGTAKSQLLKFVETVAPIGIYTSGKGSSAAGLTASVTRDPTSRNFVMEGGAMVLADGGVVCIDEFDKMKEDDRVAIHEAMEQQTISIAKAGITTTLNTRCSVLAAANSIFGRWDDIKGDDNIDFMPTILSRFDMIFIVKDEHEQSRDITLAKHVMNIHANAGQVTDQSTEGELPLAVLKKYIQYCRSRCGPRLSKEAGEKLQNRYVMMRAGTHEHEKDTEKRLSIPITVRQLEAIIRISESLAKMRLLPFATEVHVNEALRLFQVSTLDAAVSGSLAGAEGFTSEEDHEMLAQIEKQLKRRFAVGSQVSEQNIVNDFTRQKFPERAIFKVIHTMIRRGELQHRMQRKMLYRLM; this is encoded by the exons ATGAATGATTTTGACGCACCCCAAGTATTTTTTTCGGATAATTTTGCGTCTGACGAGCAACGCGATGACCAACTAAAGCTCCAAacgtacaaaaaaaagttcaaagaGTTTATAAGGCAATTTCATgaaggaaattttaattataaatatcgtGATGCACTTAAACGTAATTACAACTTGGGACGGTATTGGGTTGAAATTAATCTCGAAGATTTGGGAGCATTCGACGAGCCCTTGGCAGAGAAATTATACAAACAGCCTACTGAATATTTGCCAGTGTTTGAGGAAGCAGCCAGAGATGTTGCCGACGAGTTGACTGCACCGAGACCGTTGGGCGAGGAAAAAGTTGAGGATATTCAGATATTGCTGTCTTCTGATGGTAACCCAACCTCGCTAAGAGGCATGAAG ccTGATATTGTCTCCAAGTTGATCAAAATCCCCGGAATTATTGTATCTGCTTCAGGAATCAGGTCCAAAGCGACTAAAATTTCAATCCAATGCAGATCTTGTAGAACAATTCAGAGTAACATCCCAATAAAACCTGGCTTAGAAGGCTACGCATTACCAAGAAAGTGTACAAC agaGCAAGCTGGAAGACCGAAATGTCAGCTGGATCCTTTCTTTGTGATGCCCGATATGTGTCGCTGCGTCGATTTTCAAGTATTGAAGCTTCAGGAATTACCTGACAACATTCCTCAAGGAGAAATGCCGAGGCATTTGCAACTCTACTGTGACCGCTACCTGTGTGATCGAGTCGTACCGGGAAACAGAGTTCTTATTCTAGGAATTTATTCCATCAAAAAGGTATCAGGAGCCGGAGGTAGACGAGGAGGACGAGAAAAAACGTTAGTCGGCGTACGAGCTCCTTACATCCGTGTGATCGGTATCTCTGTTGATGGCGAAAACACTGGACGTGGTACTCAACCAATTATCACCAACGAGGAGGAAGATATGTTCAAACGTCTAGCAGCTGATCCAttgatttatgaaaaaatagcaaaaagtATAGCGCCTAGTATTTTTGGTgcttttgatattaaaaaagcTATTGCATGTTTGCTGTTTGGAGGCTCGAGGAAACGTATGCCTGATGGGTTATGCAGAAGAGGTGACATCAACGTGTTGATGTTGGGAGATCCAGGTACTGCTAAGTCTCAGTTGCTAAAATTCGTAGAGACAGTTGCTCCAATTGGAATTTATACTTCGGGCAAAGGAAGTTCTGCTGCTGGTTTAACTGCTTCTGTGACTCGTGACCCGACTTCAAGGAATTTCGTTATGGAAGGAGGTGCTATGGTACTGGCTGATGGTGGTGTTGTTTGTATCGACGAGTTTGATAAGATGAAAGAAGATGACAGAGTTGCTATTCACGAAGCTATGGAGCAGCAAACTATCTCAATAGCTAAAGCTGGAATCACCACGACTTTAAATACTCGTTGCTCTGTACTAGCAGCAGCTAACTCAATCTTTGGACGTTGGGATGATATTAAAGGTGAtgataatattgattttatgcCTACGATTCTTTCACGTTTCGACATGATTTTCATTGTCAAGGATGAGCATGAACAGTCACGAGATATCACTCTCGCTAAACACGTTATGAATATTCACGCAAACGCTGGTCAAGTTACTGATCAATCTACGGAAGGCGAACTACCACTGGCTGTGTTGAAAAAATACATTCAATACTGCAGATCACGCTGTGGTCCGAGATTGAGCAAAGAGGCCGgtgaaaaattgcaaaatcGTTACGTTATGATGCGTGCTGGTACTCACGAGCACGAAAAAGACACTGAGAAACGTTTATCGATTCCAATAACTGTGAGACAATTGGAAGCTATTATAAGAATATCGGAATCTTTGGCTAAAATGCGTTTGCTCCCATTCGCCACAGAAGTTCATGTCAATGAGGCTCTTCGACTTTTCCAAGTTTCAACACTCGACGCAGCGGTATCTGGATCTCTTGCTGGCGCCGAAGGTTTCACGTCAGAAGAAGATCACGAAATGCTTGCTCAAATTGAGAAACAGCTGAAACGTCGGTTTGCTGTTGGCTCTCAAGTGTCTGAACAGAATATTGTCAACGATTTTACGAGGCAAAAATTCCCAGAGCGTgctattttcaaagttattcaCACAATGATCCGTCGTGGTGAATTACAACACCGTATGCAACGCAAAATGTTATACAGACttatgtaa